The following proteins are co-located in the Citrobacter freundii ATCC 8090 = MTCC 1658 = NBRC 12681 genome:
- a CDS encoding Na+/H+ antiporter, with product MEIFFTILIMTLVVSLSGVFTRVLPFQLPLPLMQIAIGALLAWPTFGLHVEFDPELFLVLFIPPLLFADGWKTPTREFLEHGREIFGLALALVLVTVVGIGFMIYWLVPGIPLIPAFALAAVLSPTDAVALSGIVGEGRIPKKIMGILQGEALMNDASGLVSLKFAVAVAMGTMVFTVGGATLEFFKVAIGGILAGFVVSWLYGRSLRFLSRWGGDEPATQIVLLFLLPFASYLIAEHIGVSGILAAVAAGMTITRSGVMRRAPLAMRLRANSTWAMLEFVFNGMVFLLLGLQLPGILESSLAAAEVDPNVEIWMLFTDIVLIYVALMLVRFGWLWTMKKFSLRFLKKKPMEFGSWTTREILIASFAGVRGAITLAGVLSIPLLLPDGSGFPARYELIFLAAGVILFSLFVGVVMLPILLQHLEVADHSQQQKEERIARAATAEVAIVAIQKMEERLAADTEENIDNQLLTEVSSRVIGNLRRRADGRNDVESSMQEENLERRFRLAALRSERAELYHLRATREISNETLQKLLHDLDLLEALLIENQ from the coding sequence ATGGAAATCTTTTTCACCATACTCATCATGACCCTTGTGGTCTCGCTGTCGGGGGTATTTACTCGCGTATTGCCCTTCCAACTCCCTTTACCCCTAATGCAGATCGCCATCGGCGCCTTGCTGGCGTGGCCGACGTTTGGTTTGCATGTGGAATTCGATCCTGAGCTGTTTTTGGTGCTGTTCATCCCGCCGCTGCTATTTGCCGATGGCTGGAAGACGCCAACGCGTGAGTTTCTCGAGCATGGGCGAGAGATCTTCGGCCTTGCGCTGGCGCTGGTGCTGGTCACGGTGGTCGGCATTGGATTTATGATTTACTGGCTGGTGCCGGGGATACCGCTTATCCCAGCCTTTGCGCTGGCCGCCGTCCTTTCGCCAACTGATGCTGTTGCCCTTTCCGGCATTGTGGGGGAGGGGCGCATACCGAAGAAAATCATGGGCATCCTGCAGGGCGAAGCGTTGATGAACGACGCCTCCGGTCTGGTCTCTCTGAAGTTTGCCGTCGCCGTGGCGATGGGGACGATGGTATTTACCGTTGGTGGCGCAACGCTTGAGTTCTTCAAAGTGGCGATTGGCGGCATCCTGGCTGGTTTTGTCGTCAGTTGGCTGTACGGGCGCTCCCTGCGCTTCCTCAGCCGCTGGGGCGGTGACGAGCCGGCAACGCAAATCGTCCTGCTGTTCCTGCTGCCGTTTGCGTCTTACCTGATTGCGGAACACATCGGCGTTTCCGGTATCCTCGCGGCGGTCGCTGCCGGGATGACGATCACTCGTTCCGGGGTGATGCGCCGCGCACCGCTGGCGATGCGTTTACGTGCTAACAGTACCTGGGCAATGCTGGAGTTTGTGTTTAACGGCATGGTCTTCTTGCTGTTAGGGCTACAGTTACCGGGGATTCTGGAGTCTTCCTTAGCGGCGGCAGAGGTCGATCCGAACGTTGAAATCTGGATGCTGTTTACCGATATCGTGCTGATTTACGTGGCGCTGATGTTGGTACGTTTTGGCTGGCTGTGGACGATGAAAAAATTCAGTCTGCGCTTCCTGAAGAAAAAACCAATGGAATTCGGCTCCTGGACAACGCGTGAAATCCTGATTGCCTCTTTTGCGGGCGTGCGCGGGGCAATTACCCTCGCCGGTGTGCTCTCCATTCCACTGTTGTTACCGGACGGTAGCGGATTCCCGGCGCGATATGAGCTGATCTTCCTTGCCGCAGGCGTGATTCTGTTCTCGCTGTTTGTTGGCGTGGTGATGTTGCCGATTCTGCTACAACATCTGGAAGTGGCAGACCACTCGCAGCAGCAGAAAGAGGAACGTATTGCTCGCGCTGCTACGGCAGAAGTGGCGATTGTCGCGATCCAGAAAATGGAGGAGCGACTGGCCGCGGACACCGAAGAGAACATCGATAACCAGTTACTCACCGAGGTGAGTTCCCGCGTGATTGGTAACCTGCGTCGTCGCGCCGACGGACGCAACGATGTGGAAAGCTCGATGCAGGAAGAAAACCTCGAGCGACGTTTCCGCCTGGCAGCGTTGCGTTCAGAACGCGCGGAGCTTTATCATCTGCGCGCGACGCGGGAAATCAGCAATGAAACGCTGCAAAAGCTGCTGCACGATCTGGACTTGCTGGAAGCGCTGTTGATCGAGAACCAATAA
- the ghxP gene encoding guanine/hypoxanthine transporter GhxP: protein MSTPSARTGGSLDAWFKISLRGSTVRQEVVAGLTTFLAMVYSVIVVPGMLGKAGFPPAAVFVATCLVAGVGSIVMGLWANLPLAIGCAISLTAFTAFSLVLGQHISVPVALGAVFLMGVLFTIISATGIRSWILRNLPQGVAHGTGIGIGLFLLLIAANGVGLVIKNPLDGLPVALGDFDTFPVIMSLVGLAVIIGLEKLKVPGGILLTIIGISIVGLIFDPAVHFSGIFAMPSLSDENGNSLIGSLDIMGALNPIVLPSVLALVMTAVFDATGTIRAVAGQANLLDKDGQIIDGGKALTTDSLSSVFSGLVGAAPAAVYIESAAGTAAGGKTGLTAITVGVLFLLILFLSPLSYLVPVYATAPALMYVGLLMLSNVAKIDFADFVDAMAGLVTAVFIVLTCNIVTGIMIGFATLVIGRLVSGEWRKLNIGTVVIAIALVAFYAGGWAI from the coding sequence ATGTCTACGCCTTCAGCGCGTACCGGCGGTTCACTCGACGCCTGGTTTAAAATTTCGCTTCGCGGCAGTACCGTTCGTCAGGAAGTCGTTGCCGGATTAACGACGTTCCTCGCCATGGTTTACTCCGTTATTGTGGTTCCAGGGATGCTGGGTAAAGCCGGATTCCCGCCTGCCGCTGTATTTGTGGCAACCTGCCTGGTCGCGGGCGTCGGTTCTATTGTGATGGGCCTGTGGGCAAATCTGCCGCTGGCGATTGGTTGCGCCATTTCTCTGACGGCGTTTACCGCATTCAGCCTGGTATTGGGGCAACATATCAGCGTGCCCGTTGCGCTGGGCGCGGTGTTCCTGATGGGTGTCCTGTTTACCATCATTTCCGCGACGGGTATTCGTAGCTGGATCCTGCGCAATCTGCCGCAGGGCGTTGCGCACGGTACGGGAATCGGTATCGGCCTGTTCCTGCTGCTGATTGCGGCAAACGGCGTTGGTCTGGTGATTAAGAATCCGCTGGACGGTCTGCCGGTTGCGCTGGGCGACTTCGATACCTTCCCGGTGATTATGTCGCTGGTTGGTCTGGCGGTGATTATTGGCCTCGAAAAACTGAAAGTACCGGGCGGCATCCTGCTGACTATTATCGGTATTTCCATTGTTGGCCTGATTTTCGACCCGGCCGTGCATTTCTCCGGTATTTTTGCCATGCCGTCTCTGAGCGACGAAAACGGCAACTCGCTGATCGGCAGCCTGGATATAATGGGCGCACTGAATCCTATCGTTCTGCCGAGCGTGCTGGCGCTGGTCATGACCGCCGTCTTCGATGCGACCGGCACCATCCGTGCCGTAGCCGGTCAGGCGAATTTGCTGGATAAAGACGGACAGATTATCGACGGCGGCAAAGCGCTGACCACCGACTCCCTGAGCAGCGTGTTCTCTGGTCTGGTGGGCGCTGCTCCTGCGGCGGTATACATTGAATCCGCAGCGGGTACGGCGGCAGGCGGTAAAACTGGCCTGACGGCGATCACCGTTGGTGTCCTGTTCCTGCTGATCCTGTTCCTCTCTCCGCTCTCGTATCTTGTACCGGTATACGCAACGGCGCCTGCACTGATGTATGTGGGCCTGTTGATGCTGAGCAACGTTGCGAAAATCGACTTTGCTGACTTTGTCGACGCAATGGCGGGTCTGGTAACGGCCGTATTTATCGTGCTGACCTGTAACATCGTTACCGGCATTATGATTGGCTTTGCTACCCTGGTGATTGGCCGTCTTGTCTCTGGCGAATGGCGCAAGCTGAACATCGGCACGGTGGTTATCGCTATCGCGCTGGTGGCCTTCTACGCGGGCGGCTGGGCTATCTGA
- the soxR gene encoding redox-sensitive transcriptional activator SoxR: MEKKLPRIKALLTPGEVAKRSGVAVSTLHFYESKGLISSMRNSGNQRRYKRDVLRYVAIIKIAQRIGIPLATIGDALGVLPEGHSLSAKEWKQLSSQWREELDRRIHTLVSLRDELDGCIGCGCLSRSDCPLRNPGDQLGEQGTGARLLEDD, translated from the coding sequence ATGGAAAAGAAATTACCCCGGATAAAAGCGCTGCTCACGCCAGGTGAAGTTGCAAAGCGTAGCGGCGTGGCAGTTTCGACCCTGCATTTCTATGAAAGCAAAGGGTTAATCAGCAGCATGCGCAACAGCGGTAATCAGCGTCGCTACAAACGTGATGTGTTGCGTTACGTGGCGATTATCAAGATTGCTCAACGTATTGGGATCCCGCTGGCAACGATTGGCGACGCGCTGGGCGTATTACCTGAAGGGCATTCACTTAGCGCTAAAGAGTGGAAACAGCTCTCTTCGCAATGGCGTGAAGAGCTGGACCGACGCATTCATACTTTGGTGTCGCTACGTGATGAACTGGATGGATGTATTGGTTGCGGCTGCTTGTCGCGCAGCGATTGCCCGTTGCGTAACCCAGGCGATCAGCTGGGCGAGCAAGGAACCGGGGCGCGTCTGCTGGAAGATGATTGA
- the soxS gene encoding superoxide response transcriptional regulator SoxS: MSHQQIIQTLIEWIDEHIDQPLNIEAVAKKSGYSKWYLQRMFRTVTRQTLGDYIRQRRLLLAAVELRTTERPIFDIAMDLGYVSQQTFSRVFRREFDRTPSDYRHRL, translated from the coding sequence ATGTCCCATCAGCAGATTATTCAGACCCTTATTGAATGGATTGATGAACATATCGATCAGCCGCTGAACATTGAGGCGGTTGCGAAAAAATCAGGTTACTCGAAGTGGTATTTACAGAGAATGTTCCGCACGGTGACGCGCCAGACGCTGGGTGACTACATCCGCCAGCGACGACTTCTGCTGGCGGCGGTTGAACTGAGGACGACTGAGCGACCTATTTTCGATATCGCGATGGATCTTGGTTATGTATCGCAACAAACCTTTTCGCGCGTGTTTCGCCGCGAGTTTGATCGTACCCCCAGCGATTACCGCCACCGCCTGTAA
- a CDS encoding EAL domain-containing protein, with product MNHSARRKLLKLLGTFMVVLLPVVLALWFAQIRAMSETRNQLRSFAQLVLNKTELVILQADLARDMAQLYQGKMCTPAHQKSMLNIIRGRLYISELIYAQGDHFLCSTSMVPPVTYIMPTADYKRTPDIAIYYYRDTPFFAGYRMTYMQRGNYVAVINPLSYSEVMSDDPDLSWGVYDTVTDTFFSASEAANIAQFAPLVRGEASTFQQDDRFYTIVHSEKRPIAIIVSTSDNRVSQIFYHEAALTIPFGIICSILILLMWWRTRQEYLSPRRLLKRAIKKRQLCLHYQPIIDIKNGQCVGAEALLRWPGCKGEVMSPTEFIPLAEKEGMIERITDYVVEEVFNDLGYFLSAHPQLYISINLSASDFHSSRLIALINDKNREYSVAAQQIKVEVTERGFIDVHKMTPVIQAFRKAGYEVAFDDFGTGYSNLHNLSALNVDILKIDKSFISTLSTNSTSHLIAEHIIEMAQSLHLKTIAEGVETKEQIEWLLERGVQYCQGWYFAKALPSQEFMHWIQRSPAILTQSGQ from the coding sequence ATGAATCACAGTGCGCGACGCAAGCTGCTGAAGTTGCTGGGAACATTCATGGTGGTATTGCTCCCCGTGGTGCTGGCATTATGGTTTGCTCAAATTCGGGCTATGTCCGAAACCCGTAATCAACTTCGCTCATTTGCTCAACTGGTGTTAAATAAAACAGAATTGGTAATCCTGCAAGCCGATTTGGCGCGTGATATGGCCCAGTTGTATCAGGGTAAGATGTGTACCCCGGCACATCAGAAAAGTATGCTGAATATTATTCGCGGTCGTTTATATATCAGCGAGCTAATTTATGCGCAGGGCGATCATTTTTTGTGCTCTACGTCGATGGTGCCACCCGTTACCTATATTATGCCGACCGCAGACTATAAACGTACGCCGGATATCGCCATCTATTACTACCGCGATACCCCTTTTTTCGCTGGCTACAGAATGACGTACATGCAACGTGGGAACTACGTCGCAGTCATAAATCCATTATCCTACAGCGAAGTCATGTCAGATGATCCGGATCTGTCCTGGGGCGTATATGACACAGTAACAGATACGTTTTTCTCCGCCAGCGAAGCGGCAAATATTGCGCAATTCGCGCCTCTCGTACGCGGTGAAGCCTCGACCTTTCAACAAGACGATCGCTTTTACACCATCGTGCATTCAGAAAAACGCCCAATTGCGATCATTGTGTCGACCTCAGACAACCGCGTAAGTCAGATTTTTTATCACGAGGCGGCGTTAACCATTCCCTTCGGGATTATCTGCAGCATCCTGATACTGCTAATGTGGTGGCGCACGCGCCAGGAATACTTATCTCCCCGGCGCTTACTAAAACGCGCGATCAAAAAACGTCAGCTTTGCCTGCATTACCAGCCGATCATTGATATTAAGAATGGACAATGTGTTGGTGCTGAAGCTCTGCTGCGCTGGCCGGGTTGTAAAGGTGAGGTGATGAGCCCGACGGAGTTTATTCCGTTGGCTGAAAAAGAGGGAATGATTGAGCGGATCACGGATTATGTCGTTGAAGAGGTGTTCAACGATTTGGGGTATTTTCTTTCGGCGCATCCTCAGCTTTATATCTCGATTAACCTTTCCGCTTCTGACTTTCATTCATCCCGATTGATTGCTCTGATTAACGACAAAAATCGTGAGTACTCCGTGGCGGCCCAGCAAATTAAAGTCGAAGTGACGGAGCGGGGGTTCATAGATGTACATAAAATGACCCCAGTAATTCAGGCGTTCCGCAAGGCGGGTTATGAAGTGGCGTTTGATGATTTTGGCACGGGATATTCCAATCTGCATAATTTGTCAGCGCTGAATGTCGATATCCTGAAGATCGACAAATCGTTTATTAGCACGTTGTCCACTAACAGCACCAGTCACTTGATTGCCGAACATATTATTGAGATGGCGCAAAGCTTACACCTGAAGACGATTGCGGAAGGGGTGGAAACGAAGGAACAAATCGAATGGCTGCTTGAACGCGGCGTACAGTATTGTCAGGGCTGGTATTTTGCGAAGGCGCTGCCGTCGCAGGAGTTCATGCACTGGATACAACGGTCGCCCGCCATACTGACGCAGAGCGGGCAATAA
- a CDS encoding YjcB family protein: MATITTGVVLLRWQLLSAVLMFLASTLNIRFRKSDYIGLAVISSGLGLVFACWFATGLLGITLVDMSTIWKNIETVMVDVMSHTPPDWPMVLN, encoded by the coding sequence ATGGCAACGATAACAACTGGCGTGGTTCTTCTGCGGTGGCAATTACTCAGTGCAGTGCTGATGTTTTTAGCCAGTACGCTCAATATCCGTTTTCGTAAATCAGATTATATTGGCCTGGCCGTCATTAGCAGCGGTTTGGGGCTGGTTTTTGCCTGCTGGTTTGCGACTGGATTGCTCGGCATAACCCTGGTGGATATGTCTACTATCTGGAAGAACATTGAAACCGTGATGGTTGATGTGATGAGCCACACACCGCCAGACTGGCCGATGGTGTTGAACTGA
- a CDS encoding autotransporter outer membrane beta-barrel domain-containing protein, with the protein MYHRKINPKAIIPFALSFTAAQLVCAGFASAKNYELNYIDVNGGQEGIIIQDTIADDKSYDITVNIDNPVRGEGNGLEVKIGSITKAQAGDYQIGNYNVNISGTTQQEHRAGLAFFGLSAEGQDTNVTVDNFSLKNTFLIGSKYTHNNTALYAGSGADITVNGNVYIRSEVEHSNEGKDATLANNGVYARGAGSTITANGGDVYINTYASNFKELLENNSGYPDGSSKSDAVSAKDGGVVNINQSGEHKVNLLGNIDFGDKIYANTSQMNITLNGAESFWHGHEANFLETASGKWAGDLNLTLMNNAYWIPDGKDAQISAITLQDGGTINLHGFNLHTNQSINETVKIHDLKGNNGIFLIDVNTNKTDEQRRNGSDFIEVVKSSTGGTHAIEALNINKLSNLQEDIWVADAASNVTFAAYDKIDITNEYVYDYKPLLRSDIREGDPVSQYGTNWYITGVSTKASAGSNTAIANAGLNYAAATARLEIDSLNKRLGELRQNQQQNGLWIRYKGGEMESDNGSYFKNLYSFWQLGYDNKEEGEQSVWTRGIAAHYMRGNADFTYGTGDNKSYGGSLYAAWNRPEKQDYLDLVLKYSRHESDFNYRNVYGNMGVADSSTWSISASAEYGREFSLGESSFIEPQAQLVYTRLDEARYTTSSGLRVRQNDIDSVIGRVGLRGGYRFEERPDSDIYVKLDLLHEFAGDRDVTVWGKDASMTVREGGSDSWINYGIGTNIHLTQNNNSRLYVDLERSAGGDIDMNWQVNAGFRMEW; encoded by the coding sequence ATGTATCACAGGAAGATAAACCCGAAAGCAATAATACCTTTTGCACTATCATTTACCGCAGCGCAGTTGGTTTGCGCCGGATTTGCGAGTGCAAAAAACTATGAACTAAATTATATAGATGTTAATGGTGGTCAGGAAGGGATCATCATTCAGGATACGATTGCTGATGATAAAAGCTATGATATCACGGTAAATATTGATAACCCTGTGCGAGGTGAAGGTAATGGCCTTGAGGTGAAGATTGGCAGTATCACCAAAGCCCAGGCGGGAGATTATCAAATTGGCAATTACAACGTGAATATTAGCGGAACTACGCAACAGGAACACCGCGCCGGTCTGGCCTTTTTTGGCTTATCCGCCGAAGGTCAGGACACCAACGTCACCGTCGATAACTTTAGCCTGAAAAACACTTTCTTAATTGGCTCTAAGTATACACATAACAATACTGCGTTGTATGCGGGAAGCGGTGCGGATATCACTGTAAACGGTAATGTGTACATTCGTTCAGAGGTTGAACACAGCAACGAGGGGAAAGACGCCACGCTGGCAAATAATGGAGTCTATGCGCGCGGTGCAGGTTCAACTATTACAGCTAACGGTGGCGATGTTTACATTAATACATACGCCAGTAATTTCAAAGAACTGCTGGAGAACAATAGTGGTTATCCTGATGGCTCATCAAAAAGTGATGCAGTTAGTGCTAAAGATGGTGGTGTCGTAAATATTAATCAGTCAGGTGAGCACAAGGTTAATTTGTTAGGAAATATCGACTTCGGCGATAAAATATATGCTAATACCAGCCAGATGAATATTACTCTCAATGGTGCAGAGTCATTCTGGCATGGGCATGAAGCGAACTTCCTGGAAACTGCCAGCGGTAAATGGGCGGGAGATTTGAATCTGACGCTGATGAATAATGCTTACTGGATCCCGGATGGCAAAGACGCTCAGATCAGCGCCATTACCTTGCAAGACGGCGGGACGATAAACCTGCATGGTTTTAACCTGCATACCAATCAGAGTATCAACGAAACCGTGAAGATTCACGATCTGAAAGGCAACAACGGTATTTTCCTGATTGATGTAAATACAAATAAAACCGATGAGCAGCGGCGTAATGGGAGCGACTTTATCGAGGTCGTTAAGAGTAGCACGGGGGGAACTCATGCCATTGAGGCGTTAAATATTAATAAGCTCAGCAATCTGCAAGAAGATATCTGGGTTGCCGATGCCGCCAGCAATGTGACGTTCGCAGCGTACGATAAAATCGATATCACTAACGAGTATGTATACGACTATAAACCGCTACTGCGTTCTGATATTCGGGAAGGCGATCCGGTAAGCCAGTATGGCACAAACTGGTATATCACGGGGGTTTCAACGAAAGCCAGTGCGGGTAGCAACACCGCAATTGCCAATGCTGGGTTAAACTACGCGGCGGCCACCGCCCGTCTCGAAATCGACAGCCTGAATAAGCGTTTAGGGGAATTACGCCAGAACCAACAGCAAAATGGTCTGTGGATACGCTATAAAGGCGGCGAAATGGAAAGCGATAATGGCAGCTACTTCAAAAACCTGTACAGCTTCTGGCAACTTGGTTATGACAATAAAGAAGAAGGTGAACAATCAGTCTGGACGCGAGGCATTGCGGCGCATTACATGAGAGGTAACGCTGACTTTACTTATGGCACGGGTGATAACAAGAGCTACGGTGGTTCACTTTATGCTGCATGGAACCGTCCGGAGAAACAGGACTACCTGGATCTGGTGCTGAAATATAGCCGCCATGAGAGTGATTTTAACTACCGAAATGTGTACGGCAATATGGGGGTGGCGGATAGCAGTACGTGGTCAATTAGCGCCAGCGCAGAATACGGTCGTGAGTTTAGTCTGGGAGAATCCTCTTTCATCGAACCGCAAGCGCAGCTCGTGTATACCCGGTTGGATGAGGCTCGTTATACCACCAGCAGCGGACTACGGGTTCGTCAGAATGATATCGATAGCGTGATCGGTCGTGTCGGATTGCGAGGAGGTTATCGATTTGAAGAACGCCCGGACAGCGACATTTATGTGAAGCTGGATCTGCTGCATGAGTTTGCCGGCGATCGTGATGTCACTGTGTGGGGTAAAGACGCGTCCATGACGGTTCGCGAGGGAGGAAGTGACTCGTGGATTAACTACGGTATTGGTACCAATATCCACCTCACTCAGAACAATAACTCCCGACTGTATGTTGACCTGGAAAGATCGGCTGGAGGCGACATTGATATGAACTGGCAGGTGAACGCAGGGTTCCGTATGGAGTGGTAA
- the ssb1 gene encoding single-stranded DNA-binding protein SSB1, with the protein MASRGVNKVILVGNLGQDPEVRYMPNGGAVANITLATSESWRDKATGEMKEQTEWHRVVLFGKLAEVASEYLRKGSQVYIEGQLRTRKWTDQSGVEKYTTEVVVNVGGTMQMLGGRQGGGAPAGGGQQQGGWGQPQQPQGGNQFSGGAQSRPQQSAPAAPSNEPPMDFDDDIPF; encoded by the coding sequence ATGGCCAGCAGAGGCGTAAACAAGGTGATTCTCGTCGGTAATCTGGGCCAGGACCCGGAAGTACGCTATATGCCGAATGGTGGCGCAGTTGCCAACATTACGCTGGCTACTTCCGAATCCTGGCGTGATAAAGCGACCGGTGAAATGAAAGAGCAGACTGAATGGCACCGCGTTGTGCTGTTTGGCAAACTGGCGGAAGTGGCCAGTGAATATCTGCGTAAAGGTTCCCAGGTCTATATCGAAGGCCAGCTGCGTACCCGCAAATGGACCGATCAGTCCGGCGTAGAAAAGTACACCACTGAGGTTGTTGTTAACGTTGGCGGCACCATGCAAATGCTGGGCGGTCGTCAGGGCGGTGGTGCTCCGGCAGGTGGCGGCCAGCAGCAGGGTGGTTGGGGTCAGCCTCAGCAGCCGCAGGGCGGCAATCAGTTCAGCGGCGGCGCGCAGTCTCGTCCGCAGCAGTCCGCTCCGGCAGCGCCGTCTAACGAACCGCCGATGGATTTCGACGACGATATTCCGTTCTAA